One genomic window of Conger conger chromosome 9, fConCon1.1, whole genome shotgun sequence includes the following:
- the LOC133136320 gene encoding LOW QUALITY PROTEIN: cyclin-dependent kinases regulatory subunit 1-like (The sequence of the model RefSeq protein was modified relative to this genomic sequence to represent the inferred CDS: inserted 1 base in 1 codon), translating into MSQKQIYYSDKYDDAKFEYRHVMLPKDIAKRVPKTHLMSETEWRNLGVQQXQGWVHYMIHDPEPHILLFRRPLPPTASQ; encoded by the exons ATGTCGCAGAAACAGATCTACTACTCTGACAAATATGACGATGCCAAGTTTGAATATAG ACACGTGATGCTTCCCAAGGATATCGCCAAGCGGGTGCCCAAAACCCACCTGATGTCGGAGACTGAGTGGAGGAACCTCGGGGTGCAAC AGCAAGGTTGGGTGCACTACATGATCCACGATCCAG AGCCTCATATCCTGTTATTCCGACGACCTCTACCCCCCACTGCTTcccagtaa